Genomic segment of Alkalidesulfovibrio alkalitolerans DSM 16529:
CAGGTCCATGCTCACGGTAAGCATGACGATGTCGTCCGAAAGACTCCCGGCCTCCTTATTGAAACGCTTGGTCTCCAACTCGCAGACAGGGGTGTCCAGTGAAGGCACGCTGGCGATGATCAGCACCTTTCCGGCGTAGTCGGCCAGCCGCTTTTCCTTCAACTCATTGTCCACGACCGTGAAATCCGGAGCCTTGTCGCCTGCGGCGACGAGATCGCCGAGCAGCGTCAGGGGGTTGCCGTGCAGGGTCACGGCGTTTGCGCGTTCGTTCATGTCAACGTCCTCCCGGGGGTTTTCATGCTCCACCATAGACCAGACTTTCGGGTTCAAGGCAAGAGACGAGAAGCGAAGCGCCCAGGGGGCACCCAAATCCATCTGCCACGTCGCGGTCCCGCGCCACGCCGTGGTTGACCCCGAGCCGCGCCAAGGCTAGACAGCCGCGATGAACAAAACCATCGCGGCGTGCGTGTGCGCCCTTCTCATCCTGGTCGGCCTGTGGCAGTTCGTGACCTTCTTCCCCGACCTCCCGGCTCGCGTGATCACGCAGCAGACAGCCACGGGCGAACCATCACTGGTCATCGCCAAGGCTTTTCTGGGGGCCATCTACACCGTCATTCTGCTCGGCGGTGGAGCCTACTTCCTGGGCGTGGGCCTGCTCCTGCACAAACTGCC
This window contains:
- the tpx gene encoding thiol peroxidase encodes the protein MNERANAVTLHGNPLTLLGDLVAAGDKAPDFTVVDNELKEKRLADYAGKVLIIASVPSLDTPVCELETKRFNKEAGSLSDDIVMLTVSMDLPFAQKRWCGAQGVERLVTLSDHREASFGLNWGVLIKELRLLARAVFVVDRKGRVTYVQLVKEVTQEPDYAAAIEAAKAAV